The genomic stretch TAATCGGAAGGAAAATgaaaatacagtcaaacctcgctacaacgaaatccgaacaacagcGAAACAACTGACAGGTCCCAGCAGGTTCCCAAAGTCTTGAATTAAGGTTGTAACCAGCAATCATAGCTCACTATTTTTTTTGcacctttgttcttttttttttaagttactACAGTCAATGTGAAGTTCTTGTACAGTAATGGTTGTGGCTTCATTGGATGGAATGTCGCCTACAAGTGGCACAAGCAAGGCATAGTGTGCTACATcttaactagggcctgactttttcgggttatattttttgccaaattcggggggtaaatatcgagTGATATTTTCAGTTTAAAATTCGGGTGTGTTCGGGCTATATTTGTTGTGATTTGACACAACGTGAGCGAAAATCGGGGAAATTCGGGCTTATCTGGATTATATTCTCATGACTATTGAGCAGCTCTCAAGAGGATCTGTTAGGATTTCTCCTGCTTCGTCATTTTTGCTATTTTATTTCAAAATTTTTGATGATTTCCGTTACATACGACACAGAAGCAAGCTTATAGAGTTGGCGTTTCGAGTAGATTCGAGTTAAACCACAACTTTACAACTATCGTTTGGGAATAAACAGTGGGTGTatttgggtttaacccaaaaaagttAAACCCTACCTATGGAGCATACACTATTCATTGGAAAATAGAGTATAAGCTGCTGCCCACCTCGTGCATACTTTGAATCTTCCACACTTGACATTGACCTCTGTCTTGACAGAAGTTGTCGAGGTTGGGGTGGCTGCTGATCCAATCGCTGGGACATTGCATGAACCGCTGCGAAAAGTGTTTTGCATCTGCAAGTACTGCTTGGGCAATGAAGTACAAACACTCACTTTGTGTTCCTCCAAGGCTCCCCTCTGAATAATTCCTGGAGCTCGAACCTCTGGAAGGTTGAACGTCCGCTGGAGCAGATGTTTCCGCATCTTTGCACACAAAAAGTGTTAAAGGTTGGAATGCATAGGGAACaagaaaatttgctggaagatTGCACAGCAAACAGTGTTGGACTTTGTTGTTCATGCAAATGTGACAAATTCTAAATTGCAGGTAATTTAGCCTCATGAATTGAAGTCTAGAAATCCTGTGATTGGAAAGTGATCATCAACTTTTCTTCACAAAAGATCAGAAAGTACTACTCCAGTCTACCCATGTCTCCCATAAAGTGCTGCTTGTGatatacttgtctgaaatctgggTTTCGCGGTTCCACACCATATGCCACGCTCTCGTGTATCCACGCACCCCCACTTTCGAGCCAGAAAATGTGAACGAAAGTAAATAAATTAAGAAAAATAGACAAGATAGGTCCCCAAACCGCACTTGCATAAGCTCAATTCGCATTACACTGGCTCACGAAGCTGATTCACTCACGCCGCACCGCCCGATCACGTTTTTCATATCATAGGCTTCACGTGCAGTGCATTCATGTTCCAGGGCATTCGGTTGCCTTTGGTTCTGGGGGTATCTACGTGGAAACATTTAAATGCGTAACCCGCGGGATGTAGGGGAGTACGGTAGTACAGTCACGGTACAAACAGTACAATAGTTAGAACGCCAGGGAGCCAGTAGAGCACGTGAAACATCCGGGTTGTACTGCCAGGCTGAAAGAGTATGTCGACAATGACGACATACCAACCCTTCACAACTGTACACAACCCTCAACATCGCAGACGAATGCTGACCTCAACAACGCAATAGACGATATGTGGAATCCTAGAGGCCAGTGTGACGCGGTGTACCTTGGGAGCCCGTTTGTTCCCCTGGCACCttccttctctctttttctctccGGGCTTGATTCTGCCGAGAAGGAGGGAGAGAAGGAAGTGCCGTGGAACAAACAGGCCCTCCAGGACACACCATGTCGCGCTGGCTTTAGGATTTATGCATATAGTCTATTAGAAATTGAATAATCGTATGACAGTTTTGAAATCCCGGGAGGACCATAAACACGGAAACAACGGCGACCGGCCGCAAAGATGTACAGCACTGTACATGGGAACTTTTTTGTTTAACAGCGCAAAAATTCAAATATGTGTTCCAATGTGGCGAGATGCAGTAATTTCATAAACAGATGCCACTGTTCACAATTAGTCCATTCAAAGTTGCTATGGCAGACAGAGGCTTCAAATAGTACACAAAACAAGGGAGAGAAGCACAGAAGCGGTGCATTGGTTATTAAGCTGGCAAAAGCACATTTATCATAGTTTGTACCTAAATGCTTACTTTGTAAAGAGATATACTCCGTGTGATTTGTATCTGGGTTTCTGTTAACTTCAAAAGAACATTTATCATAGTATGTTGTAAAAAAAGCATGTTGCCTGATGAACCCAGACCCATGCAATCATGAGTATCATGGCTTCATGACAAGGCTCACAGAACCCCCCGTTCAGAACTACTGGGGTAGAGCTATCATATTATAAAATGAATTAATAAAAAATCACATTTGCGGCCAGCACAGACACACTATCAACCGAATGATGGTTAGTATAACATAGTTGGTTAACACTTACTCAATGGCCTACTTCGCCTTGGAATGGAGACACTGGGATCCCATGAGCTGCTGAGAGTAGAGCCTGCCAGCCTATCTGATGCGGGAGATGAAGAGCCTGAAAGAATATTACAATTTTGTAACTTTTAAAGTTCATAGTGCTAGGACTTGAGTACACTAGTATAGTACAAATAGAGAGAAGAAAGAAGCATTGGAGCATaaatagaccctgaagtttcggggacatattttttttctggatTATAGAATAAACTATCATTGTACCATTTATCCGATGTCATGAGTATCAGAAGTAGAGGTCTACTGCGTATTTCACGAAAAATTAGTCTGTCACTGCCGTGAGGTGCCAAGCTTAGGTGCATTTTGGTAGAAATTGGGTTTCACATTAAATAGGTGAACCTGGATTTGGGGGTGcaaattcgaaaaaaaaatcaggtttaaccccAAAATTTCAGGGTCTGTGCATAAATCAAAAGGGTGTTTTTCCCTTTATATGCTTCAACACTGGGAATTTTAAGCATGCTCAGAATAAGGCTTGGACAGGGCAAGGCACTCATGGTTTTAGTTTCACTAAGTTAACTTCGTTACAGTGCGGCAGAACGAAAACTGAAGAGGACTGCCAGAGATAGCCAGAGCTGAAAGCTCTGGCTATTCATAGGATGATTCCTGTGTGAAGCATGCAATTTGTATTGGGCCCTCTAGTTAATTAGTTGTGGCACCCACAGGCACCTATTTTGTCGCATATAAGGCCAACCTACATAATCCCACCCCAACAACAATAATATCCCACCTACATACCACTCTGTGACAGGCCAAGAGAATAAGTAGCACTTGATGGCCTCGTTTCCAAAGCTTCAGCTGCTCTGCGACGTGGTCCTTCCTTGTTACTTCTCTGTGATGTCGTTCTTCTCAGGTCCCCTGCACCAGAAAATTAAATTTTTAATAGTCAGGCATCTCAGAAGAAGGAATCTCCACCAAACTTGACTCACCACTGCACACTTCATGATTTGAAATTACTGCTTACTGTATAGATACATCACCACAGTAATTATGATATCGGTGGTCTCAAGCTCCCAATTTGTAGTCAGAGGAatgatttaaaaaagaaaaaaaagagcagaAAGCACAGCAACACAGCAAGGCAGAAGACCAATGTACTGAGTGCAGTTGCTGAAGCATAGCATGTATATGACATTGCACAGGAGACTGTGCACAATATCTTTAACGCAAGCAACACAAGATAGATACTTGAAACATGTGACAACACATGTGAATGCTTTTGCCACCTACTTGTAGCTTGCATGGTTGTCGGCGGTTAAATAAGCTAGTATTGCTAACTGAACTTgaaaaatttaaaatggaacgTAAGATTTTTGCACATTAACTTTAAAGCACATGCCTAATGAAGGCTATATCAGTAAAAAGAGAACATTGAGCAAACATACATTTTGTGGCCGCGCCTTGGCGGGTGGTGAACGTAAGCAGGAGGTTAGAAGCCTAGCTCCACTAATGTTCCGAAAACAGTATCCGTATAATAACAAATGCAACTCCATAAAATGTGGGGTCATGCTCGCAATTTGAACACACCAACAACAGTACAGTGTTGCCAACAATAAGTATCACAGTTGCGGTCAATTAGTGAACACCTGACATGCAGAAAATCTCCTAGCACATGTATACCTCTGTCGGGTATCACCAAAGGAGGTGTCGGCAACCGGGGAGTTGGGGCATGCGCAACACTCTCAACGTCTGACATATCTGACACCTGGCGTGATGATTCGACATCCGAATCACTGCTAATTCTCCTCCTCCTTCGCTTTCGTTTTCCCCTGCCAAGCTCGATCTCGCTGGCCAGGTCTGACGTGTCTTCAGCACGGGGCAGCATTTTTCTGGCATCCTCATACGTTCCTACATTGATATAACAAGAAGCTGTTTAACCAAATAGAGTAAGCTAACATTGCCACTGAAAAAGGAACTTACTGAACCATCCAACAGCCACACACGGAAACCACTTCCAACCGGGCCCTGGCATTGTTCCTGAGATGACGAGCTCCCGTATTCGGCGAGCATCTTTCACTGGTGGCCATGCACACATACCGTCATTCTCCCAATTTCTGTGCGCAATGTCGACAGTGTCATCACCAAATTTCATAATCACAAAGTCCCTGTCTCCTGGAAAAATGATTGCAAATAGACGAAATTACTTGGAGATATAATGTAGGAAACAGCAGCGGTGGTTGTAGCATCAGAAGGAATTAATGCACACACAAGTTCTCCTCAAGCACAGTGAACCAAAGGGAAAACTGCCCAGCCATTGCGATGTGGCAGTCGTAAGCACTTCTTCACTACAGACGTTAACGGCCAGCAAGACAAGCTTGAAAGATGAGTGGCTAAGTATATGCCCAACATAGAAGAGCTGCACGGCTGCGAGTACAAATTTCTTGTCTTCAGAAATTTCCTCCCGATTATGCAGGGCTCATGACTATGTGTGCAAAAGGCAATGTTGTACACTACGACTACGCTGCCATCTTCCATGATACAAGTGCTGTCTTCCTCAAAGTAAACTTGTCAGGGATAGTTATCTTCTTATACTGTGGGCCAGTGGACCCAGCAGGAAGTGGTCCATTGTTGTGCTGCAGTGAAAAGGAGGGCTCAGTGGAAGGGACATGAAGCGGCAATGGGATTGCTCTCTTCTCGGCCattcgattgtgcagctgttcGAGGGGCATTCCTGGTTTTCGCTGAGACTTCTTCAATTTCCTCATGTGATTTTCAAAAGGAAATGCGCTCCATGAATCCAGTGGCCCGTGGGTGCGTACGTCTTCTGCCAGGTGTATTAGTGCATGGATGTTGTGTGACACCAGGTGGG from Ornithodoros turicata isolate Travis chromosome 4, ASM3712646v1, whole genome shotgun sequence encodes the following:
- the LOC135390482 gene encoding uncharacterized protein LOC135390482, which gives rise to MKFGDDTVDIAHRNWENDGMCAWPPVKDARRIRELVISGTMPGPGWKWFPCVAVGWFRTYEDARKMLPRAEDTSDLASEIELGRGKRKRRRRRISSDSDVESSRQVSDMSDVESVAHAPTPRLPTPPLVIPDRGDLRRTTSQRSNKEGPRRRAAEALETRPSSATYSLGLSQSGSSSPASDRLAGSTLSSSWDPSVSIPRRSRPLNAETSAPADVQPSRGSSSRNYSEGSLGGTQTVHAMSQRLDQQPPQPRQLLSRQRSMSSVEDSKYARDFEQIIRLLHTIRLNQEEHGEQLHLIMSEMTTRVHEELDDDFLQRPFEDLDEFLFFDNELKTSADRREKLRAFFCKFGGRHAKEKTVVALQHLMGDTVAEQFSWYGKKGKMKFYELNSCDILLKALCRARTRSKASGTAADTTPTYKEVEAAVKDWLRRAKERRASRSKAQASQEEELIPDPE